One genomic window of Hippopotamus amphibius kiboko isolate mHipAmp2 chromosome 10, mHipAmp2.hap2, whole genome shotgun sequence includes the following:
- the COL8A1 gene encoding collagen alpha-1(VIII) chain isoform X2, producing MAGPPAPLQLLGVLLTISLGSVQLIQAGAYYGIKPMPPQIPPQIPPQIPQYQPLGQQVPHMALGKDGLSMGKELPHMQYGKEYPHLPQYMKEIQPAPRMGKEAAPKKGKEIPLASLRGEQGPRGEPGPRGPPGPPGLPGQGIPGIKGKPGPQGYPGIGKPGMPGMPGKPGAMGMPGAKGEIGPKGEIGPMGIPGPQGPPGPHGLPGIGKPGGPGLPGQPGAKGERGPKGPPGPPGLQGPKGEKGFGMPGLPGLKGPPGMHGPPGPVGLPGVGKPGVTGFPGPQGPLGKPGPPGEPGPQGPIGVPGVQGPPGMPGIGKPGQDGIPGQPGFPGGKGEQGLPGLPGPPGLPGIGKPGFPGPKGDRGVGGLPGALGPRGEKGPVGAPGLGGPPGEPGLPGIPGPMGPPGAIGFPGPKGEGGVVGPQGPPGPKGEPGLQGFPGKPGFLGEVGPPGMRGLPGPIGPKGEAGLKGLPGLPGAPGLLGPKGEPGIPGEQGLQGPPGIPGIAGPSGPIGPPGIPGPKGEPGLPGPPGFPGVGKPGVAGLHGPPGKPGALGPQGQPGLPGPPGPPGPPGPPAVMAPTPSPHGEYLPDMGLGIDGAKPPHAYGAKKGKNGGPAYEMPAFTAELTAPFPPVGAPVKFDKLLYNGRQNYNPQTGIFTCEVPGVYYFAYHVHCKGGNVWVALFKNNEPMMYTYDEYKKGFLDQASGSAVLLLRPGDRVFLQMPSEQAAGLYAGQYVHSSFSGYLLYPM from the exons ATGGCTGGGCCACCTGCCCCTCTGCAGCTACTGGGAGTACTGCTTACCATTTCTCTGGGCTCCGTCCAGCTCATCCAAGCTGGTGCCTACTATGGAATCAAGCCGATGCCACCTCAAATTCCTCCTCAGATTCCACCGCAAATTCCGCAATACCAGCCCCTGGGCCAGCAAGTACCTCACATGGCTTTGGGCAAAGATGGCCTCAGCATGGGCAAGGAGCTGCCCCATATGCAGTATGGCAAGGAGTATCCACATCTACCCCAATATATGAAGGAAATTCAGCCGGCACCAAGGATGGGCAAGGAAGCAGCTCCCAAGAAAGGCAAAG AAATACCATTAGCCAGTTTACGGGGGGAGCAAGGTCCCCGTGGAGAGCCTGGCCCAAGAGGACCACCTGGGCCCCCTGGTTTACCAGGTCAAGGGATACCTGGAATCAAAGGAAAACCAGGGCCACAGGGATATCCAGGAATTGGAAAGCCAGGTATGCCTGGAATGCCAGGAAAGCCGGGAGCCATGGGAATGCCTGGGGCAAAAGGTGAAATTGGACCCAAAGGGGAGATCGGACCAATGGGGATCCCAGGACCGCAAGGACCTCCAGGGCCTCACGGACTTCCTGGCATTGGGAAGCCAGGTGGGCCAGGGTTACCAGGGCAACCAGGTGCCAAAGGTGAGCGAGGACCCAAAGGACCACCAGGACCTCCAGGCCTTCAGGGCCCTAAAGGAGAGAAGGGCTTCGGGATGCCAGGTTTGCCAGGCCTGAAGGGTCCTCCAGGAATGCATGGCCCTCCCGGCCCTGTCGGACTTCCAGGAGTAGGCAAACCAGGAGTGACAGGCTTCCCTGGGCCCCAGGGTCCCCTGGGAAAGCCAGGCCCTCCAGGCGAACCTGGGCCACAAGGCCCTATTGGGGTCCCAGGGGTTCAAGGACCTCCTGGGATGCCTGGAATTGGAAAACCAGGCCAGGATGGGATCCCTGGGCAGCCAGGATTTCCAGGTGGCAAAGGGGAGCAAGGACTGCCAGGACTGCCAGGACCCCCAGGCCTTCCAGGGATAGGGAAACCAGGCTTCCCAGGACCCAAAGGTGACAGGGGCGTAGGGGGTCTTCCTGGGGCTCTGGGACCAAGAGGGGAGAAAGGACCAGTAGGCGCCCCTGGATTGGGGGGTCCCCCAGGAGAGCCAGGCCTGCCTGGAATCCCAGGTCCCATGGGCCCTCCAGGTGCTATCGGTTTTCCCGGACCCAAAGGAGAAGGTGGGGTTGTGGGGCCACAGGGGCCACCAGGTCCCAAGGGTGAGCCAGGGCTTCAAGGCTTCCCAGGAAAGCCAGGTTTCCTTGGTGAAGTGGGGCCCCCTGGCATGAGGGGTTTGCCAGGTCCCATAGGGCCCAAGGGGGAAGCTGGGCTAAAAGGTTTGCCGGGGCTCCCTGGTGCCCCGGGGCTGCTTGGACCAAAGGGAGAGCCAGGAATCCCAGGAGAACAGGGTTTACAGGGCCCCCCAGGTATCCCAGGGATTGCAGGCCCGAGTGGCCCCATTGGACCGCCTGGAATTCCTGGCCCCAAAGGGGAACCGGGTCTCCCAGGGCCTCCTGGGTTCCCTGGAGTAGGGAAGCCCGGAGTAGCAGGACTTCATGGCCCCCCAGGGAAGCCTGGTGCCCTCGGTCCCCAAGGCCAGCCTGGCCTTCCAGGGCCCCCTggccctccagggcccccagggcccccagctgTGATGGCCCCAACACCATCACCCCATGGAGAGTATCTGCCAGATATGGGGCTGGGAATTGATGGAGCAAAACCCCCCCACGCCTATGGGGCTAAGAAAGGCAAGAATGGAGGGCCAGCCTATGAGATGCCTGCATTTACCGCTGAGCTGACTGCACCTTTCCCACCTGTGGGGGCCCCCGTGAAGTTTGACAAACTGCTCTATAACGGCAGACAGAACTACAACCCGCAGACGGGCATCTTCACCTGCGAGGTCCCTGGGGTCTACTACTTTGCATACCACGTCCACTGCAAGGGGGGCAACGTGTGGGTTGCTCTGTTCAAGAACAACGAGCCCATGATGTACACATATGATGAGTACAAGAAGGGCTTCCTGGACCAGGCGTCCGGGAGCGCGGTGCTGCTGCTCCGGCCCGGAGACCGGGTGTTCCTCCAGATGCCCTCTGAACAGGCTGCAGGACTCTATGCCGGGCAGTACGTCCATTCCTCTTTTTCAGGATATTTATTGTATCccatgtaa
- the COL8A1 gene encoding collagen alpha-1(VIII) chain isoform X1, whose product MAGPPAPLQLLGVLLTISLGSVQLIQAGAYYGIKPMPPQIPPQIPPQIPQYQPLGQQVPHMALGKDGLSMGKELPHMQYGKEYPHLPQYMKEIQPAPRMGKEAAPKKGKVEIPLASLRGEQGPRGEPGPRGPPGPPGLPGQGIPGIKGKPGPQGYPGIGKPGMPGMPGKPGAMGMPGAKGEIGPKGEIGPMGIPGPQGPPGPHGLPGIGKPGGPGLPGQPGAKGERGPKGPPGPPGLQGPKGEKGFGMPGLPGLKGPPGMHGPPGPVGLPGVGKPGVTGFPGPQGPLGKPGPPGEPGPQGPIGVPGVQGPPGMPGIGKPGQDGIPGQPGFPGGKGEQGLPGLPGPPGLPGIGKPGFPGPKGDRGVGGLPGALGPRGEKGPVGAPGLGGPPGEPGLPGIPGPMGPPGAIGFPGPKGEGGVVGPQGPPGPKGEPGLQGFPGKPGFLGEVGPPGMRGLPGPIGPKGEAGLKGLPGLPGAPGLLGPKGEPGIPGEQGLQGPPGIPGIAGPSGPIGPPGIPGPKGEPGLPGPPGFPGVGKPGVAGLHGPPGKPGALGPQGQPGLPGPPGPPGPPGPPAVMAPTPSPHGEYLPDMGLGIDGAKPPHAYGAKKGKNGGPAYEMPAFTAELTAPFPPVGAPVKFDKLLYNGRQNYNPQTGIFTCEVPGVYYFAYHVHCKGGNVWVALFKNNEPMMYTYDEYKKGFLDQASGSAVLLLRPGDRVFLQMPSEQAAGLYAGQYVHSSFSGYLLYPM is encoded by the exons ATGGCTGGGCCACCTGCCCCTCTGCAGCTACTGGGAGTACTGCTTACCATTTCTCTGGGCTCCGTCCAGCTCATCCAAGCTGGTGCCTACTATGGAATCAAGCCGATGCCACCTCAAATTCCTCCTCAGATTCCACCGCAAATTCCGCAATACCAGCCCCTGGGCCAGCAAGTACCTCACATGGCTTTGGGCAAAGATGGCCTCAGCATGGGCAAGGAGCTGCCCCATATGCAGTATGGCAAGGAGTATCCACATCTACCCCAATATATGAAGGAAATTCAGCCGGCACCAAGGATGGGCAAGGAAGCAGCTCCCAAGAAAGGCAAAG taGAAATACCATTAGCCAGTTTACGGGGGGAGCAAGGTCCCCGTGGAGAGCCTGGCCCAAGAGGACCACCTGGGCCCCCTGGTTTACCAGGTCAAGGGATACCTGGAATCAAAGGAAAACCAGGGCCACAGGGATATCCAGGAATTGGAAAGCCAGGTATGCCTGGAATGCCAGGAAAGCCGGGAGCCATGGGAATGCCTGGGGCAAAAGGTGAAATTGGACCCAAAGGGGAGATCGGACCAATGGGGATCCCAGGACCGCAAGGACCTCCAGGGCCTCACGGACTTCCTGGCATTGGGAAGCCAGGTGGGCCAGGGTTACCAGGGCAACCAGGTGCCAAAGGTGAGCGAGGACCCAAAGGACCACCAGGACCTCCAGGCCTTCAGGGCCCTAAAGGAGAGAAGGGCTTCGGGATGCCAGGTTTGCCAGGCCTGAAGGGTCCTCCAGGAATGCATGGCCCTCCCGGCCCTGTCGGACTTCCAGGAGTAGGCAAACCAGGAGTGACAGGCTTCCCTGGGCCCCAGGGTCCCCTGGGAAAGCCAGGCCCTCCAGGCGAACCTGGGCCACAAGGCCCTATTGGGGTCCCAGGGGTTCAAGGACCTCCTGGGATGCCTGGAATTGGAAAACCAGGCCAGGATGGGATCCCTGGGCAGCCAGGATTTCCAGGTGGCAAAGGGGAGCAAGGACTGCCAGGACTGCCAGGACCCCCAGGCCTTCCAGGGATAGGGAAACCAGGCTTCCCAGGACCCAAAGGTGACAGGGGCGTAGGGGGTCTTCCTGGGGCTCTGGGACCAAGAGGGGAGAAAGGACCAGTAGGCGCCCCTGGATTGGGGGGTCCCCCAGGAGAGCCAGGCCTGCCTGGAATCCCAGGTCCCATGGGCCCTCCAGGTGCTATCGGTTTTCCCGGACCCAAAGGAGAAGGTGGGGTTGTGGGGCCACAGGGGCCACCAGGTCCCAAGGGTGAGCCAGGGCTTCAAGGCTTCCCAGGAAAGCCAGGTTTCCTTGGTGAAGTGGGGCCCCCTGGCATGAGGGGTTTGCCAGGTCCCATAGGGCCCAAGGGGGAAGCTGGGCTAAAAGGTTTGCCGGGGCTCCCTGGTGCCCCGGGGCTGCTTGGACCAAAGGGAGAGCCAGGAATCCCAGGAGAACAGGGTTTACAGGGCCCCCCAGGTATCCCAGGGATTGCAGGCCCGAGTGGCCCCATTGGACCGCCTGGAATTCCTGGCCCCAAAGGGGAACCGGGTCTCCCAGGGCCTCCTGGGTTCCCTGGAGTAGGGAAGCCCGGAGTAGCAGGACTTCATGGCCCCCCAGGGAAGCCTGGTGCCCTCGGTCCCCAAGGCCAGCCTGGCCTTCCAGGGCCCCCTggccctccagggcccccagggcccccagctgTGATGGCCCCAACACCATCACCCCATGGAGAGTATCTGCCAGATATGGGGCTGGGAATTGATGGAGCAAAACCCCCCCACGCCTATGGGGCTAAGAAAGGCAAGAATGGAGGGCCAGCCTATGAGATGCCTGCATTTACCGCTGAGCTGACTGCACCTTTCCCACCTGTGGGGGCCCCCGTGAAGTTTGACAAACTGCTCTATAACGGCAGACAGAACTACAACCCGCAGACGGGCATCTTCACCTGCGAGGTCCCTGGGGTCTACTACTTTGCATACCACGTCCACTGCAAGGGGGGCAACGTGTGGGTTGCTCTGTTCAAGAACAACGAGCCCATGATGTACACATATGATGAGTACAAGAAGGGCTTCCTGGACCAGGCGTCCGGGAGCGCGGTGCTGCTGCTCCGGCCCGGAGACCGGGTGTTCCTCCAGATGCCCTCTGAACAGGCTGCAGGACTCTATGCCGGGCAGTACGTCCATTCCTCTTTTTCAGGATATTTATTGTATCccatgtaa